The following proteins come from a genomic window of Neofelis nebulosa isolate mNeoNeb1 chromosome 5, mNeoNeb1.pri, whole genome shotgun sequence:
- the RAP2B gene encoding ras-related protein Rap-2b: MREYKVVVLGSGGVGKSALTVQFVTGSFIEKYDPTIEDFYRKEIEVDSSPSVLEILDTAGTEQFASMRDLYIKNGQGFILVYSLVNQQSFQDIKPMRDQIIRVKRYERVPMILVGNKVDLEGEREVSYGEGKALAEEWSCPFMETSAKNKASVDELFAEIVRQMNYAAQPNGDEGCCSACVIL; encoded by the coding sequence ATGAGAGAGTACAAAGTGGTGGTGCTGGGCTCGGGCGGCGTGGGCAAGTCCGCGCTCACCGTGCAGTTCGTGACGGGCTCCTTCATCGAGAAGTACGACCCCACCATCGAGGACTTCTACCGCAAGGAGATTGAGGTGGATTCGTCGCCGTCGGTGCTGGAGATCCTGGACACGGCGGGCACGGAGCAGTTCGCGTCCATGCGGGACCTGTACATCAAGAACGGCCAGGGCTTCATCCTCGTCTACAGCCTCGTCAACCAGCAGAGCTTCCAGGACATCAAGCCCATGCGGGACCAGATCATCCGCGTGAAGCGGTACGAGCGTGTGCCCATGATCCTAGTGGGCAACAAGGTGGACCTAGAGGGCGAGCGAGAGGTCTCGTACGGCGAGGGCAAGGCCCTGGCCGAGGAGTGGAGCTGCCCCTTCATGGAGACGTCGGCCAAAAACAAAGCCTCTGTGGACGAGCTGTTCGCCGAGATCGTGCGGCAGATGAACTACGCGGCGCAGCCCAACGGCGACGAGGGCTGCTGCTCGGCCTGTGTGATCCTCTGA